GGTCCTGGATCATgattttcactgtcacattgCTGCTGAGAGGAGGAGAGCCTCCATCCTGCGCTTTCACAACTAACTGAAGCTCTTTAATTTGTTCATAATCAAATGAGCGCACCGCATGTACGACTCCGCTCTCTGCATTTACAGAAACATATTCAGAAATTGAAGATCCGCCTTTGTCATTAACATCCAGAATATAAGAGATACGAGCGTTCTGGTTTTCATCGGAATCTTTGGCTGTAATAGTGAGAAGAGAAATGCCTGGGGAGTTATTCTCTGCTACAAACGCCTTATACACACTTTGTAAAAATGCTGGAGCATTATCATTCACATCAGAGACCTTCAAAGTAAAGGTCTTTTTTGCTGAGAGAGGAGGAACTCCTGCATCTGTTGCAACAACAGTAATGTTATATTCTGAGACACTTTCACGGTCTAACACAGTATCGGTTACCAAAGTATAGTAATTTCTTAAATTGGATTTGATCTTGAAGGGGGCATTTTGCTCGATTCGACAGTTCACTTGTCCATTGTCACCTGAGTCGAGATCTTTCACATTTATGATGCCAATAGTTGTGCCAGGAGGAGAATCCTCTGACACAGGACTAGTGAATGACATGACGCTGATAGTAGGAGCGTTATCATTGACATCAATTACTTCAATTATTACTTTACTTGAATCTGTCAAGCCTCCCTGATCTCTTGCATCAATTCTGAGCTcatattttttgtccttttcaaaATCTATCAAGCCTGAAGCAGATAGTGCACCAGAGAATTGATCTATGGACAACAAATCAGCTATATTGCTCTTTACATTTGAAATAGAATATGTAATGTAACCATTTGAGCCACCATCTGCGTCTGTAGCATTAACAGTAACAATACTGGTCCCCTTTGCTGCATTTTCAATGACCGTAGCCTTATAAACAGACTGGTTAAAAACAGGAGCATTGTCATTTGCATCTAAAACTTTTATCTCTATATTTACTGTGCCAGATCTTCGCGGATTCGCACCATCTACTGCTATGAGCTTTAAAGACAGATGAGGTACCTCCTCTCGGTCCAGCTGCTTCTGAAGCACCATCTCTGCATATTTACTGCCGTCTGGATTTACGTGCTGCTTCAAAACGAAATTGTCGTTTGGggataaaacataattttgcaGTCCATTGACGCCGACATCGGGGTCCTCTGCACTGTCTAACACAAATCGAGCACCGAGGTTAGCGGACTCACTGATGTCTAACATAAtatctgttttcttgaataCCGGAGGATGGTCGTTCACATCCAACACTTCGATTGTGATGGGGTGTAGCTCCATTGGATTTTCTAAAATCATTTCAAAGCTGAAACTGCACGGTGTCACGTCTCCGCAAAGCTGCTCCCGGTCGATTCTCTCATTCACGACTAAAACCcctttgtctgtcttcagcTCCGTGTATTGGATGCTCTCTCCGGTCACGATACGGGCTCGACCAGAGCGGAGCCGTTTCAGATCCAATCCAAGGTCTTGCGCTATGTTACCGATTAAAGAGCcttttttcatctcttctgGAATAGAGTAGCGAATCTGAGCAGCGACAACATTCAaccagaaaagcaacaaaagaaccATTACCCGCAGAGAACCGAAACACAAACGCCATTTGCAGGGTGATTGCTGGTGCGCCATACTAGAAAGAGATATTTTCCGAGAACAACGTAAACGAAATCCTCCGGTCTAAATTCAATATCATCCACTGCCGCAGATGTGTGTGGTTCATGAATcccaaaaaagagagaaagggcCGTTAAACACGATCCTGTCCGAGTTGTAGACGTTTCCTGCGATCTCACTAAGCTTGCTTCAGCCTGATTTTACAAAGAACGCCCCTGAACTGCAAAGGAGAGATAATGGCACAtattttcttcttgttgaaCAGCGTCACTTAGAGTCCAAAATGTGAACACCAAATGGTTGTAGTGGGTATCCAAAGCAAACTTAAAATGGTGTGTATTGTTGTCTATAGGATGgcaagcgacaaaaaaaataaataaaataaaataaaaagaggacAAATCGACCAAAATCGATAAAaccatgtatgtatgtatgtatgtatgtatgtacactaccagtaaaAAGTATGGACAtgccttctcattcagtggttattatttaattattttatacattgtagattaacactgaagacatcaaaactatgaaagaatacatatgaaattatgttgtaaacaaaaaactgataatgttcagtattaatctacaatgaagaaaataatacacattaaaaaaagtattgaatgagaagatctgtccaaacttctgacaggtattgtatggatggatggatgtgattgttattattattattattattattattattattattattattattattattattattattattattattattattattattattattattagcccatcattgttgtgttgttgtgttttttagtttagtagtagtagcagcgACAAAATAAAGTTTCTTGCATGCATTTCTGCTTacaagttgtaaaaaaaaggggggggagGGAGGGTTGTCGGGCAAAAGCAGTCAGCTAAGGATGAGCTGTCCACCCCTGCGGTAATGAAAAAAGCTGAAAGTACTTGACCCCAGCTAACGTGGAATCAATCATCTCTTAGAAATTGTTTTCAGTACAGAACATGAGCAGTTGTATAAACAAAGAGTTTATATATTGCACCTCACCTCCAGAGGAGAGTCTGGTTCATCCAGGATGCTCTTCTCACGCTGCATCCGCTGCATCGTCCCTGAACAACTGGGATCCATGATCAGAACGTTCTGACTACCAGCTCTGCCGAACTTACAGTCACTCTTTCTCGAGTCTGTCGTCCTGCACACCTCGTAATTGTACACGTGTTGGAGAGTCCCTGTTGTCCCCAAAGTGTCTGAGTAACGTGGAGGATAATATGGAATCACAGGCAGGTTGGAATGATACAGGATGCGAGACTGTCTCcatctgtagattttcactgaaataatAACCACCAAACACGTGATGAACAGGAAGGAGACCACAGCCAGAGCCAACACcaagtaaaaagtcaggttgtcATTGTACTCCTTGTCGTGTGGAAAGTCACTGAACTCCGACAGAACTTCAGGGAAACTGTCCGCCACCGCCACGTTCACAATGACTGTAGCTGAACGAGAGGGCTGCCCGTTGTCCTCCACTATAACACTCAGtctctgtttcactgcatcTTTATCACTCACTTGGCGGATGGTTCGGATCTCTCCATTCTGGGAGCCCACTTCAAACAGAGCcctgtctgtggctttctgcagTTTATACGACAGCCACGCATTCTGTccagagtccacatcaacagccACCACTTTGGTCACCAGATAGCCCACATCTGCTGAACGAGGCACCATTTCAGCCACCACAGAGCCACCAGTCTGGACTGGATATAGGACCTGAGGAGGGTTGTCGTTCTGGTCCTGGATCgtcattttcactgtcacattgCTGCTGAGTGGAGGAGAGCCTCCATCCTGCGCTTTCACTACAAaaattaactgtttgatttGCTCATAATCAAATGAGCGCACTGCGTGTACAACTCCACTCTCTGCATTTACAGAAACAGATTCAGAAATAGGAGATCCACCGATATTACTGTCCTCCAGAATATAGGATATGCGGGCGTTCTGGTTTTCATCGGGGTCATTAGCCCTGATCACGAGAACAGAAACGCCTGGAGAATTATTCTCCGTGATGAAAGTATTGTAAACACTGTGTGAAAACGCTGGAGCATTATCATTCACATCAGAGACCTTCAAATTAAAGGTTCGTTTTGCTGAGAGAGGAGGAACTCCGGCATCTGTTGCAACAATAGTAATGTTATATTCTGAGACACTTTCACGGTCCAACACAGTATCTGTTACCAAAGTGTAGTAATTtcttaaattagatttaatCTTGAAGGGTGAATTTTGCTCGATTCGACAGTTTACTTGTCCATTATCACGTGAATCCAGGTCTTTCACATTTATGATGCCAATAGTTGTGCCAGGAGGAGAATCCTCTGACACAGGACTAGTGAATGACATGACGCTGATGGTAGGAGCGTTATCATTAACATCAGTTACTTCAATTATTACTTTACTTGAATCTGTCAAGCCTCCCTGATCTCTTGCATCAATTCTCAGTTCgtactttttgtctttttcatagTCAACAGAACCTTTTATTAAAATTACGCCAGTTTTCTCATCAATCATAAACAAGTCACTGAGACCACTGTTAAgatctgaaaaataataactCACGATACTATTTGACCCGAAGTCTGCGTCACTAGCATTAACAGTGGTAACGTAAGTATCTCTGGCAGAGTTTTCCATCACTGTAGCTTTGTACACAGACTGATTGAATACAGGTGCATTATCATTAACATCAAGAACGGCGATATCTATATTCACTGTACCAGATCTCTGCGGAGTCCCACCGTCGACTGCTATGAGCTTCAGAGTGAGAATAGgatttgtctctctgtctaaCGGCTTCTGAAGCACCATCTCTGCGTATTTCTTGCCATCTGCATTCGCgttttgtttcagaataaaataatcattttcagTCAACAGATATTCTTTGAGTCCGTTAACACCCACATCTGGGTCTTCTGCACTTGTCAAGGAAAAACGAGCCCCGGTGTTTGCTATTTCGCTGATTTCAAAGCTGATGCTACTTCTTTTAAAAGTAGGCGAATGATCATTTATATCTGTAATTTCAACTGTGATTTGATGCAACTCCATAGGATTTTCTAAAATCACCTCAAAGCTGAAACTGCACGGTGTCACGTCTCCACAAAGCTGCTCCCGGTCGATTCTCTCATTCACGACTAGAATCCCTTTGTCTGACTTCAGCTCCGTGTACTGGATGCTCTCTCCGGTCACGATACGGGCCCGACCGGAGCGGAGCCGTTTCAAATCCAAACCGAGGTCCTGTGCAACATTACCGATTAAAGAGCCTTTCTTCATCTCCTCTGGGATTGAATATCGGATGTGTCCGGTCACCAAATGAGTGACAGAAAAAAGGAGGAACAGAATCCGCCAATTCTGTCCGCAGCCAAAACGCCATTTTACCCACACGGCGTCATGTCTGATTCCACACGCCATGGCAAAAGAAAAACGATCCAAAAACGATTTCTATCCTGAAAAATACATCCAATGTaccaacagacacaaatgatgtCGTTTCAAATTAATCCATATATCGGAATATAGATATCTGTTTTCTCCTATCGCCAGCCTATATAATGCACACTGTCTCCTTTTCTCTCAGAGGCCACGGTGGTAAGGGAGGGGACTGTGTGGTAATGTGGTGGAAAACACGTTGTATTGACCAACAGCGTCGCTTAGAGTCCAGAATCAGTAACACAGTGCAACAAATACTTATGCTGAGAAACACTGTGGTTGAAAACAGTGGATAAAATCAAATAACCTCAAAGTATGTCAACACTGTATTACGCTACATTACTCTTCAACGCAAAACAATTACACCATAACCTCTGaatcgaaaaaaaaaatctcccctGGTTATGTAATTACTTCTAAGAAACCTGAATAAAAAGTGCATTGCAATGCAAGGTCACACAAATGAACATCATGGTATGGtgaaccactgaatgagaaaacACTTCGAGTTTGATAAATAGTAAAGGCCGAATAAGTGACAGGATAATTTTTTGATTACCACCATGGTGAGAAAAGAACCACTAAAACAAGCATTTATAAGTGACTATAGGTAATTAATGTCTGTTAAGACAGTCTAGACGTCATCCATCATGTTCAAAAAAGAGTAGTAAACAATGAGTCCTGAAACAACATATAACAAAGTCCAAACAATACACCAAGGAAATAATAAAACGCCATTTGCATGGCGACAAAATGAATCTAATATCATTTCCTTGAAATTCTGAACATTAATGTAAATGCAGCAATGAGATCAAGTGACACGAAAACAGACGCTGTCCATGGTACTGAAAATGACAGTATgcctttaaatgtcattttaacgAATATGAGGTGAAACAACAGCACAGAAACCAAGTTACATGATTTAACTGACCTCTAGAGGAGAGTCTGGTTCATCCAGGATACTCTTCTCACTCTGCATCCGCTGCATCGTCCCTGAACAACTGGGATCCATGATCAGCACGTTCTGACTACCAGCTCTGCCGAACTTACAGTCACTCTTTCTCGAGTCGGTCGTCCTGCACACCTCGTAATTGTACACGTGCTGGAGAGTCCCTGTTGTCCCCAAAGTGTCTGAGTAACGTGGAGGATAATATGGAATCACAGGCAAGTTGGAATGATACAGGATGCGAGACTGTCTCcatctgtagattttcactgagaTAATAACCACCAAACACGTGATGAACAGGAAGGAGACCACAGCCAGAGCCAACACcaagtaaaaagtcaggttgtcATTGTACTCCTTGTCGTGTGGAAAGTCACTGAACTCCGACAGAACTTCAGGGAAGCTGTCTGCCACCGCCACGTTCACAATGACTGTAGCTGAACGAGAGGGCTGCCCGTTGTCCTCCACTATAACACTCAGtctctgtttcactgcatcTTTATCACTCACTTGGCGGATGGTTCGGATCTCTCCATTCTGGGAGCCCACTTCAAACAGAGCtctgtctgtggctttctgcagTTTATACGACAGCCACGCATTCTGTccagagtccacatcaacagccACCACTTTGGTCACCAGATAGCCCACATCTGCTGAACGAGGCACCATTTCAGCCACCACAGAGCCACCAGTCTGGACTGGATACAGAACCTGAGGAGGGTTGTCATTCTGGTCCTGGATCATGATTTTCACTGTCACGTTGCTGCTGAGTGGAGGAGAGCCTCCATCCTGAGCTTTCACAACTAACTGAAGCTCTTTGATTTGCTCATAATCAAATGAGCGCACTGCGTGTACAACTCcactttctgcttttacagaaaCATATTCAGAAATTGGAGATGCACCGATATTACTGTCCTCCAGAATATAAGCTATGCGGGCGTTATGGTTTTCATCTGGGTCTTTAGCTCTGAGCGTCAGAACAGAAACGCCTGGAGAATtattctctgtgataaaagTATTGTAAACACTTTGTGAAAACGCTGGAGCATTATCATTCACATCAGAGACCTTCAAATTAAAGGTTCGTTTTGCTGAGAGAGGAGGAACTCCTGCATCTCTTGCAACAACAGTAATGTTATATTCTGAGACACGTTCACGGTCTAACACAGTATCTGTTACCAAAGTGTAGTAATTtcttaaattagatttaatCTTGAAGGGGGAATTTTGCTCGATTCGACAGTTTACTTGACCGTTATCACCTGAATCCAAGTCTTTCACATTTATGATGCCAATAGTTGTGCCAGGGGGAGAATCTTCTGACACAG
This Amphiprion ocellaris isolate individual 3 ecotype Okinawa chromosome 13, ASM2253959v1, whole genome shotgun sequence DNA region includes the following protein-coding sequences:
- the LOC111576782 gene encoding protocadherin gamma-A11-like isoform X8; the protein is MAHQQSPCKWRLCFGSLRVMVLLLLFWLNVVAAQIRYSIPEEMKKGSLIGNIAQDLGLDLKRLRSGRARIVTGESIQYTELKTDKGVLVVNERIDREQLCGDVTPCSFSFEMILENPMELHPITIEVLDVNDHPPVFKKTDIMLDISESANLGARFVLDSAEDPDVGVNGLQNYVLSPNDNFVLKQHVNPDGSKYAEMVLQKQLDREEVPHLSLKLIAVDGANPRRSGTVNIEIKVLDANDNAPVFNQSVYKATVIENAAKGTSIVTVNATDADGGSNGYITYSISNVKSNIADLLSIDQFSGALSASGLIDFEKDKKYELRIDARDQGGLTDSSKVIIEVIDVNDNAPTISVMSFTSPVSEDSPPGTTIGIINVKDLDSGDNGQVNCRIEQNAPFKIKSNLRNYYTLVTDTVLDRESVSEYNITVVATDAGVPPLSAKKTFTLKVSDVNDNAPAFLQSVYKAFVAENNSPGISLLTITAKDSDENQNARISYILDVNDKGGSSISEYVSVNAESGVVHAVRSFDYEQIKELQLVVKAQDGGSPPLSSNVTVKIMIQDQNDNPPQVLYPVQTGGSVVAEMVPRSADVGYLVTKVVAVDVDSGQNAWLSYKLQKATDRALFEVGSQNGEIRTIRQVSDKDAVKQRLSVIVEDNGQPSRSATVIVNVAVADSFPEVLSEFSDFPHDKEYNDNVTFYLVLALAVVSFLFVTCLVVIISVKIYRWRQSRILYHSNLPVIPYYPPRYSDTLGTTGTLQHVYNYEVCRTTDSRKSDCKFGRAGSQNVLIMDPSCSGTMQRMQSKKSILDEPDSPLEQKPPNNDWRFTQGQRPGPSGPHMPYGTHIRWTPKSGTRATGGPEVAMGTGPWPQPPTEAEQLQALMAAANEVSEATATLGPGTMGLSTRYSPQFTLQHVPDYRQNVYIPGSTATLTSNPQQQQATAQQATQQALPPPQASAQPEPPKAAQTPASKKKSTKKEKK
- the LOC129350338 gene encoding protocadherin gamma-A11-like, yielding MACGIRHDAVWVKWRFGCGQNWRILFLLFSVTHLVTGHIRYSIPEEMKKGSLIGNVAQDLGLDLKRLRSGRARIVTGESIQYTELKSDKGILVVNERIDREQLCGDVTPCSFSFEVILENPMELHQITVEITDINDHSPTFKRSSISFEISEIANTGARFSLTSAEDPDVGVNGLKEYLLTENDYFILKQNANADGKKYAEMVLQKPLDRETNPILTLKLIAVDGGTPQRSGTVNIDIAVLDVNDNAPVFNQSVYKATVMENSARDTYVTTVNASDADFGSNSIVSYYFSDLNSGLSDLFMIDEKTGVILIKGSVDYEKDKKYELRIDARDQGGLTDSSKVIIEVTDVNDNAPTISVMSFTSPVSEDSPPGTTIGIINVKDLDSRDNGQVNCRIEQNSPFKIKSNLRNYYTLVTDTVLDRESVSEYNITIVATDAGVPPLSAKRTFNLKVSDVNDNAPAFSHSVYNTFITENNSPGVSVLVIRANDPDENQNARISYILEDSNIGGSPISESVSVNAESGVVHAVRSFDYEQIKQLIFVVKAQDGGSPPLSSNVTVKMTIQDQNDNPPQVLYPVQTGGSVVAEMVPRSADVGYLVTKVVAVDVDSGQNAWLSYKLQKATDRALFEVGSQNGEIRTIRQVSDKDAVKQRLSVIVEDNGQPSRSATVIVNVAVADSFPEVLSEFSDFPHDKEYNDNLTFYLVLALAVVSFLFITCLVVIISVKIYRWRQSRILYHSNLPVIPYYPPRYSDTLGTTGTLQHVYNYEVCRTTDSRKSDCKFGRAGSQNVLIMDPSCSGTMQRMQREKSILDEPDSPLEVRCNI
- the LOC111585142 gene encoding protocadherin gamma-A9-like; protein product: MACGIRHDAVWVKWRFGCGQNWQILFLLFSLTHLVTGHIRYSIPEEMKKGSLIGNVAQDLGLDLRRLRSGRARIVTGESIQYTELKSDKGILVVNERIDREQLCGDTTPCSFSFEVILENPMELHQITVEITDINDHLPAFKTNSINFEISEIANIGARFPLTSAEDPDVGVNGLKEYLLTENDYFILKQNSNADGKKFAEMVLQKPLDRETNPTLTLKLIAVDGGTPQRSGTVNIDITVLDANDNAPVFNQSVYKATVMENSARDTYVTTVNASDADFGSNSIVSYYFSDLNSGLSDLFIIDEKTGVILIKGSIDYEKDKKYELRIQAKDQGGLTDSSKVIIEVTDVNDNAPTISVMSFTSPVSEDSPPGTTIGIINVKDLDSGDNGQVNCRIEQNSPFKIKSNLRNYYTLVTDTVLDRERVSEYNITVVARDAGVPPLSAKRTFNLKVSDVNDNAPAFSQSVYNTFITENNSPGVSVLTLRAKDPDENHNARIAYILEDSNIGASPISEYVSVKAESGVVHAVRSFDYEQIKELQLVVKAQDGGSPPLSSNVTVKIMIQDQNDNPPQVLYPVQTGGSVVAEMVPRSADVGYLVTKVVAVDVDSGQNAWLSYKLQKATDRALFEVGSQNGEIRTIRQVSDKDAVKQRLSVIVEDNGQPSRSATVIVNVAVADSFPEVLSEFSDFPHDKEYNDNLTFYLVLALAVVSFLFITCLVVIISVKIYRWRQSRILYHSNLPVIPYYPPRYSDTLGTTGTLQHVYNYEVCRTTDSRKSDCKFGRAGSQNVLIMDPSCSGTMQRMQSEKSILDEPDSPLEVS